The genome window CTTAAACGATTTAAGTCTGTTCTAGACATATCAGATGCTGACTTTGAAGCAATTATGAAAAATCCAAAGTTATATCCTGTAACACCGCCTAATTCTAGTGAAGAGCGCATACAGTGGCTGCACGATCTTTTTAAACTTGTTTTTGCAGACCAGCTTATGGATGAGGTAGAGCATAAATTATTAAGAAAATATGCTACTGCATTAGGATATAATGATGAAGATGCAAAGTATCTAGTAGCACGATCTATAGAGATATTTAACGGTCACCTCAATCTAGAGGATTACAGATACTTATTGAATAAGAACAGATAGTTTTAAAACAAATTTTCTAAGCGGAAGCCTTTTTTAGATAGCGTTGCATACTTCGTTATCTATAAAAGGCGCTGTTATGAGGTCTTTCTTTAAGAAATCAAATTCTAAATGCTATTGCAGCCTCTTCTCTAAAACTGAAGTTATCGAGGATATTTACTCATGAATTCTTCTGCTTTTGTAACCATATTTTTACTCCCGCAATAGAAGGGTACTCGTTGATGTAATTCGGTAGGTTTGAGATCCATAATCCTTTGATGTCCGTCACTGGCTTTTCCTCCTGCTTGTTCTGCAATAAATGCCATAGGGTTGCATTCATAGAGCAACCTTAGTTTACCTTCTTTTGCCTTCGTACTTTTAGGATACATATAAACACCACCTTTTATCATGTTGCGATGTATATCGCTTACCAGACTACCTATGTAACGACTGGTGTAAGGTCGGTCACCTTCTTCTTCTTGGCAGTATTTGATATAATCTTTTACACCTTGTGGGAAATGAACATAATTCCCTTCATTGACACTATAGATGTTACCATCTTCAGGAAAAGTCATGTTAGGGTGAGAAAGATAATAAGTACCTAATGAGGGATTGAGTGTAAAGCCATTTACTCCATTACCTGTGGTATAAACGAGCATGGTAGAGGTGCCATAAATAATATAACCAGCGGCTACTTGCATATTGCCGGGTTGTAAAAAGTCTTCTAATTGTACAGGTGTCCCCACTGGTGTAACTCTTCTATAAATAGAAAAAATAGTTCCTACTGAAACATTTACGTCTATGTTGGAACTGCCATCTAGTGGATCCAAGGCAACTACGTATTTATTACCGTGATCCTTTCGCTCTCCTTCAATCGTAATAAAGTCATCATTTTCTTCACTCGCAATACCACAGACTATTTGTCTATTAGTAAGTGTTCTTATAAAGGTGTTATTTGCAAAAACGTCTAGCTTTTGTTGATCTTCTCCTTGAGTGTTGATCTCGCCAGCACTACCGGTAATATCTACCAGACCGGCTTTGTTTACTTCGTGATTGACCATTTTTGCGGCCAGCCTTATGGAGTTGATGAGTCTAGAGAGTTCGCCACTGCTGTACTGGAAGTCAGCTTGGTTTTCAATGATAAATTCTCCTAGGGATTGGTTTATTGTAGCCATAATTAGATCAGTTGTGCAAATATCTTAATAAAATAGTTCGTACTACAACGTTGTATTAGATACTTTTCACATTTCTTTGGGCAGGCTCATTTATATTTGCTAAAACTAGAATCATGATAGAGATAAGAGAAGCTACAAAAGAAGACTTTCCTAGAGTATTAGAACTTATTATGGAGCTGGCTATTTTTGAAAAAGAACCAGATGCTGTGGAGGTAACTGTGGAAGAATTAGAGCAAAACGGATTGGGAGAGCAGGCCCTTTTTAAATGTTTTGTAGGAATATACGACGGGAATATAGAAGGGATAAGTTTGTGTTACCCGCGTTTTTCTACTTGGAAAGGCAAGACGATTCATTTAGAAGACCTTATTGTAACAGAAAAAATGAGAGGTAAAGGTTTAGGAAAAGCTCTGTACAATAAAGTCCTGCAATATGCTTATGATCATCGTGTGAAACGGGTAGAATGGGTGGTGCTGGACTGGAATACAGATGCAGTAGCGTTTTATGAACGTACAGGAGCTACAATGATTAAGGACTGGTATCTTGCACAAATGGATCAACAGTCGTTAGAAAATTATATTAAAGGATAGATGAAGATATATAAATTTGGTGGTGCATCAGTTAAAGACGCTGACGGAGTGCGTAATGTGTTGAAGGTATTGCAGGTCACGGGTACTGAAGATTTAGGTATCGTGATTTCTGCTATGGGAAAAACAACTAATGCCCTAGAAGATGTAATTTCCAGTTATCAAAATAATGATGTTCATTATCTGGAGCTTATTGATGAGCTACACCTCAAACATTTGGCGATCATTGAAGGCTTGGAGATGCCCTTTGATGGTATAAAAGAGGAATGGTTGTTCCGCTTTCGCGAAAGCGGAATTAAAAAAGTAATAAAAGCAATTATAGAATCTCTCAAAGGCGAAATGTTGCGCAACCAAAGTAAAAATTACAGTTTTTTTTACGATCAAGTGGTCAGTCATGGTGAACTGCTCTCTACTAAAATAGTAGCAGCTTTTCTCAATGCTTGCGATATTCCATTGGTATGGAAAGATGCACGACAACTTATTAAAACCGATCAAAAATACCGAGATGCTGGTGTGAACTGGAAAGAAACGGAACAATTAGTTCTTCAATCCTGTAAAGGTCAGCCGTTTATAACACAAGGTTTTATAGGGTCTGATAACAATGGTTTTACCACTACCTTAGGTAGAGAAGGAAGTGATTATACAGCGGCTATTCTAGCGTATTGTCTTAATGGCTCTGGAGTAACTATTTGGAAAGATGTACCTGGTGTTCTCAATGCAGATCCACGGGTTTTTGAGCAAACCGTATTATTAAATAAGATTCCATACAACGAGGCAATTGAGCTGGCGTTTTATGGAGCATCTGTCATCCACCCTAAAACCTTGCAGCCACTTCAAGGAAAAGAAATTCCTCTTTATGTAAAGTCATTCATAAACCCTCAGGAAGAAGGTACAGTGATTACTGCTGTAGAAACTATTGAGCCGTTGACGCCTTGCTATATTGTGAGAAAGAATATGGTTTTTCTTAAGATTTCTTCTAGGGACTTCAGTTTTATAGGAGAAAATAATATTTCGGATATTTTCCAAGAGTTGAGCAGTCATAAAATGCAAGTAGGCTTGCTACAGAATAGTGCGATAAGCTTTTCTCTTTGTGTAGAAGATAAATACGCTAAAATAAATGAACTTCTTAAAGATCTAGAATCTCGTTATCGAGTAAGTCATGTAGAAGGAGTTTCCCTATACACAGTGAGGCATTATGATGGAGATGCTATTGAATTTATAGAGTCTGGAAAGACTGTTTTGTTAAAGCAACGTGCACAAGAAACGCTACAATTAGTCGTTAAAGAATAGAGGCCCTACATTTATATTATATTTGTATACTTATACCAACCAATTTTTATGGGACTAGTCAACGCAAAAGAGGTAGCAAAAGCTATCCACATAGATAAATACGGTTTCTTAGGAACTCTAGGTGGGTGGGCGTTGATGAAGCTTTTACGCATTTCTACTCTTAATAAATTATATAACAGGCATAAAAATAAAGACACCGCTGACTTTTTAAACGGTCTTTTAGAGGACCTTCAAATTGAGTTTGAAATTCCAGAGGAAGATTTAAGACGTATTCCTAAAATGGGGGCTTTTATCACTATTTCAAATCATCCATTAGGAGGAGTAGACGGAGTTTTATTATTAAAGTTACTTTTAGAACGCCGTCCTGACTACAAGATCATAGCAAATTTCTTGCTGCACCGTATTGAGCCTTTGAAGCCTTATATTATGCCGGTAAACCCTTTTGAAGATCGTAAAGACGCAAAGTCCAGCACTGCTGGTTTTATGCAGGCTATAAGGCATCTTAACAATGATTTGCCTTTGGGTATTTTTCCAGCAGGAGAAGTTTCTACCTACAGAGATGGAAAGCTAGTGGTAGATAAAAAGTGGGAAGAGAGCGCTATGAAATTGATTCAAAGAGCTGAGGTTCCCGTAATCCCTATTTATTTCCACGCAAAGAACAGCCGCATGTTTTACATGCTCGCAAAGCTTAGTGATGTTTTTAGAACCGCAAAACTTCCATCTGAAGTACTGTCTCAAAAAAACCGAGTAGTTAAGGTGAGAATAGGAAATCCTATTTCTGTTAAGGCACAAAAGGAACATGAATCTCTAAATGATTTTACAGACTTCTTACGCAGGAAAACTTACATGCTTTCTAAGCCTTATGACAAAGAATCAAAGAGGTTAAGTGATATTCCTAACGCTATCAAGATACCAAAAGCTCCCAAAAAAATAGCCGCTACTACAGATCAAAAATCCATGATTAAAGAAGTAGATGCTTTGAGAGAAATGGGAGATAAACGTCTTCTGGAATCAAAAAACTACGAAGTATTTTTATCTAAAAAAGTGCATATTCCTAATATTTTAACAGAATTGGGAAGATTGAGAGAGATTACTTTTAGGGCGATAGGAGAAGGAACTAATAATGCGACAGACCTCGATCATTATGACGACTATTACCATCAAATGTTTTTGTGGGACAGAGATGCTAATCGCATTGCAGGTGCGTATCGCATGGGAATGGGAAGTGAGATCAGTAAGGTTTATGGTATGGAAGGCTTTTACCTTAATGAGCTTTTTAAATTTGAACCAGAGTTGCATAAAATGATGAGTGAGTCTATAGAAATGGGACGCGCATTTATCATTAAAGAATACCAATTAAAACCCATGCCCCTTTTCCTATTGTGGAAGGGTATCGTGCATTGTACGTTGAGATTTCCTGAGCATAAATATCTTATAGGAGGTGTGAGTATTAGTAATAAATTCTCTAATTTTTCTAAGTCTCTTATGATTGAATTTATGAAGAGTAATTATTATGATCCTTATGTGGCGCAGTACATCACTCCTAAGAAGGACTTTAAAGTAAAATTAGAAGATGCTGACAAAGACTTTATATTTGATGAAAGTGAGGCAGATCTTAACAAGTTTGATAAGATTATAGACGAGCTAGAGCCTAATGAATTGAGGTTACCCGTGTTGATTAAGAAATATGTAAAACAAAACGCCAAGGTAGTAGCCTTTAACGTAGACCCCTTATTTAATAATGCTGTAGATGGTTTAATGTATATACGTATCGCAGACCTTCCAGAAAGTACCGTAAAGCCAGTCTTAGAAGAGTTCCAGGCAGAGATGGAGTCTAAGTATTTCGATGGGCAAGATGATACGAAAGAAGAGGGATAATTCTAAAAGATGAGATTCTTACTACTTTCTTGTTTGTTTTTTTGGACCGCTTTTTCTCAAGGACAAAGATTAATCGGTAAAGTAATAGATAGTAAAACACATGAATTCATAAGTGGAGCTTCTGTATATATAGACGGCACAACTATAGGTGTAATTACCGATTTTAACGGTGATTTTAATCTAAGTTATCCTACAAATACAGATGCTAAGCTAGTCATAAGAATGATGGGTTATGAATTATTAGAATTTAAAAATCCGCTAGAGGTAGATTTAAGTAATCTACAATTAATTCAAAAGGTAAATGAATTAGATGCCGTAATCATAGATCCAGATCCATGGACCAGGACTAGAAAAGAAAACTATTTTAAACGGTATTTTTTAGGTGGTACTGAACTAGCAAAAAGCTGTACAATAGTTAACCTTGATAGTGTTAAACTAAGATTTAATCCATCGACTGCCATATTATCTGCTCGTTCTAGAGTCCCTATAAAAGTCGAGAATAAAGAATTAGGGTACTTGATTGAAGTAGATGTGGAGTTGTTTGATATGCATTTTAATAAACTAGATAGCTTACGCATAAAAATCCTGGATAAAAGCAGGCCTTTCTTGTTTTCTTTATCCCCTTTTCTAACAGAAGGGGCAACTACTTCAAAATTTAATGAGCTGTATTCAAAAGAACGCAAATTAAACCGCTCTATCAGAAAAAGAAGAAAATTC of Nonlabens sp. Ci31 contains these proteins:
- a CDS encoding carboxypeptidase-like regulatory domain-containing protein, which codes for MRFLLLSCLFFWTAFSQGQRLIGKVIDSKTHEFISGASVYIDGTTIGVITDFNGDFNLSYPTNTDAKLVIRMMGYELLEFKNPLEVDLSNLQLIQKVNELDAVIIDPDPWTRTRKENYFKRYFLGGTELAKSCTIVNLDSVKLRFNPSTAILSARSRVPIKVENKELGYLIEVDVELFDMHFNKLDSLRIKILDKSRPFLFSLSPFLTEGATTSKFNELYSKERKLNRSIRKRRKFYPLSSLYFYRSLCADSLDSAGFQIFYDNRKVETREHIRVRKKGEFYKISFRNKVYTIIDSNKNKSRIAPLSQTIFINNKGKSVGEDGIATNKGSLLFQGYFAQLGKSGLLPSDYSPND
- a CDS encoding GNAT family N-acetyltransferase, with protein sequence MIEIREATKEDFPRVLELIMELAIFEKEPDAVEVTVEELEQNGLGEQALFKCFVGIYDGNIEGISLCYPRFSTWKGKTIHLEDLIVTEKMRGKGLGKALYNKVLQYAYDHRVKRVEWVVLDWNTDAVAFYERTGATMIKDWYLAQMDQQSLENYIKG
- the fbp gene encoding class 1 fructose-bisphosphatase; the encoded protein is MATINQSLGEFIIENQADFQYSSGELSRLINSIRLAAKMVNHEVNKAGLVDITGSAGEINTQGEDQQKLDVFANNTFIRTLTNRQIVCGIASEENDDFITIEGERKDHGNKYVVALDPLDGSSNIDVNVSVGTIFSIYRRVTPVGTPVQLEDFLQPGNMQVAAGYIIYGTSTMLVYTTGNGVNGFTLNPSLGTYYLSHPNMTFPEDGNIYSVNEGNYVHFPQGVKDYIKYCQEEEGDRPYTSRYIGSLVSDIHRNMIKGGVYMYPKSTKAKEGKLRLLYECNPMAFIAEQAGGKASDGHQRIMDLKPTELHQRVPFYCGSKNMVTKAEEFMSKYPR
- a CDS encoding aspartate kinase, which gives rise to MKIYKFGGASVKDADGVRNVLKVLQVTGTEDLGIVISAMGKTTNALEDVISSYQNNDVHYLELIDELHLKHLAIIEGLEMPFDGIKEEWLFRFRESGIKKVIKAIIESLKGEMLRNQSKNYSFFYDQVVSHGELLSTKIVAAFLNACDIPLVWKDARQLIKTDQKYRDAGVNWKETEQLVLQSCKGQPFITQGFIGSDNNGFTTTLGREGSDYTAAILAYCLNGSGVTIWKDVPGVLNADPRVFEQTVLLNKIPYNEAIELAFYGASVIHPKTLQPLQGKEIPLYVKSFINPQEEGTVITAVETIEPLTPCYIVRKNMVFLKISSRDFSFIGENNISDIFQELSSHKMQVGLLQNSAISFSLCVEDKYAKINELLKDLESRYRVSHVEGVSLYTVRHYDGDAIEFIESGKTVLLKQRAQETLQLVVKE
- a CDS encoding GNAT family N-acyltransferase, which gives rise to MGLVNAKEVAKAIHIDKYGFLGTLGGWALMKLLRISTLNKLYNRHKNKDTADFLNGLLEDLQIEFEIPEEDLRRIPKMGAFITISNHPLGGVDGVLLLKLLLERRPDYKIIANFLLHRIEPLKPYIMPVNPFEDRKDAKSSTAGFMQAIRHLNNDLPLGIFPAGEVSTYRDGKLVVDKKWEESAMKLIQRAEVPVIPIYFHAKNSRMFYMLAKLSDVFRTAKLPSEVLSQKNRVVKVRIGNPISVKAQKEHESLNDFTDFLRRKTYMLSKPYDKESKRLSDIPNAIKIPKAPKKIAATTDQKSMIKEVDALREMGDKRLLESKNYEVFLSKKVHIPNILTELGRLREITFRAIGEGTNNATDLDHYDDYYHQMFLWDRDANRIAGAYRMGMGSEISKVYGMEGFYLNELFKFEPELHKMMSESIEMGRAFIIKEYQLKPMPLFLLWKGIVHCTLRFPEHKYLIGGVSISNKFSNFSKSLMIEFMKSNYYDPYVAQYITPKKDFKVKLEDADKDFIFDESEADLNKFDKIIDELEPNELRLPVLIKKYVKQNAKVVAFNVDPLFNNAVDGLMYIRIADLPESTVKPVLEEFQAEMESKYFDGQDDTKEEG
- a CDS encoding TerB family tellurite resistance protein; protein product: MSFSSLFVSGESARNKSHFATLVTLAQASGVKEEEKVVLKRFKSVLDISDADFEAIMKNPKLYPVTPPNSSEERIQWLHDLFKLVFADQLMDEVEHKLLRKYATALGYNDEDAKYLVARSIEIFNGHLNLEDYRYLLNKNR